TTAAGGCGGGAACAGTCGCGCAAGAGGGACGGGATGCGGATATTGTCATTATTACCGCCGGAGCAAAACAACGACCGGGGGAGAGCCGTTTAGACTTGGTGCAGCGCAATGTGGGGATTTTCAAAAATTTAATTGGGGAGATTGTTAAATATTGCCCGAACGCAATTTTGCTGATTGTGAGCAATCCTGTGGACATTATGACCTATGTTTCGCTGAAATTATCCGGTTTGCCGCGATCGCGCGTTCTCGGTTCTGGGACTATACTCGATACGGCACGCTTCCGTTACGTCCTCGCACGACAGCTTCAAGTCGCACCGCGCAGCATCCATGCGTATATCATCGGCGAACACGGGGATAGCGAGGTTCCCGTTTGGAGTAAGGTTAATATTGCCGGAACGCCGTTGGCAGATATGCAATCCCCAGAAGCACGAGAAGCACTCCATCCCCTCAGCCAACAGGTCAAAAACGCCGCCTACGAAATTATTCAGCGCAAAGGCTATACGGCAT
The Lusitaniella coriacea LEGE 07157 DNA segment above includes these coding regions:
- a CDS encoding L-lactate dehydrogenase, encoding MFEQLFSSPTVAESEVGTLRPRKGVIIGAGQVGMACAYSLLIQNCLDEMVLQDINQEKVEGEVMDLVHGIPFVEPTSVKAGTVAQEGRDADIVIITAGAKQRPGESRLDLVQRNVGIFKNLIGEIVKYCPNAILLIVSNPVDIMTYVSLKLSGLPRSRVLGSGTILDTARFRYVLARQLQVAPRSIHAYIIGEHGDSEVPVWSKVNIAGTPLADMQSPEAREALHPLSQQVKNAAYEIIQRKGYTAYAIGLGVTAMVQAILRDQNRILTVSSFIEGFYDIEGVCLSLPTVVNRQGATRIVNLSLSEIERQQLQQSAKVLQDAIAPLVV